The DNA segment CCAATCCACCCATCACTGCTACTGAACCCTTCCCTTTGAAAGCCTTCCATTCCAAAAGCTTCCATATATATAGCAAATGCGTACCAACAACTTCTCCACCAGATGATCAAGTCTTCTTCAGATAGAAAAATAAAGATGAATGAGGTTCAACGAACAGTCACGTCATCTAGTGTAACCAGTTGCCCGAAGAATCCACCGTATTAAGCATTAATGGGTCGTCGCTCGTCATGTTTAGTCCTTGTCACTCGCATGTGATGCTTGTGATTATGGTTGTTCCTTACCTCTTGAGATCTTACTTTATTTCATGCCGCGGTGCCCAATTCAGTCTGTCACTGCGCCTACGCTCCGTTTTTCCATGTATCCTTGTTGACCCTGCATTTCTTTTTCGTTTTGATCTACAACTGCACAAATCTCAAATTCCTTCCTCTGTAACTTTTCGCCAAGCTAATCGCACGATAACCTGTTCGCTACCCATGAAGGCCTACGTCTTGTCTGTGGGGTATATAACAGAGGAGAATTAAGAAAGGATAATGTCCAAATGATTGTCCTACaggaaatggagaagagtaTATTAAGCAAAGTATGTGTGTCCAAGTTACCCAAATGAAATGAAAAAAGGAGACTAAATCAAAGTTAATGAAGGCATCAcgaaagaaaaagatgtAGGTTGTAAGAATCGTTGACAAATCGGTCGACAGCTTTGGAGAGCCCTTAGATGTTGATGGTTCCTAACAGGAGCCCCAATCCCAACAACCCTCCCATCCactccatcttccttcctgcAGAACTCGTCGCCCCCCCTTTGGACGTACTTCCCTGTCCGGATCCCTCTTTTCCATTACTAGTGGACAAGCTTCCCACGTCCACCGTGGCACTTCCGAAGCCTAGGATAGTCGTCGGATACGTCGATGTCACATCCTCGGACACGCTGCTCTCCTCAAGAGCCGCATCGGTGAGATATACTAGGGCTACAGAAGGTGCAGGGACAGGCACGATGCAGGCACCTCCATCACACGTAATGGTAATCGTTTCAAGGCCGCCATATAGTCTTCCATCAGAAGCAAACGAATGACCAAGGGTTTGGTTCGCCCAATAAATATCGTATTGCTCGCTCACACTGTCGGCTCGGAAATATCGGACTTGTACCTGGGTGGGGCTCTGGTTTTGGATGTTAATGGTAACTTGAAGGTCGCTGCCCCCAGTGGAGTCGTCGATGAAATTAAAGAGCACCATACGAGCGACAACATCGTTCTCGTAAATGGCATAGACGGGGTGGTAAATGTAATTGGCATCGTTTTCCGGTGATGGGGTGAGATCCACGATCTTAGAGGTGTTGGATTTGCCAAACGCTTCGGCTATGACGACGGCAGAGTAGTAAACAGATCCGGGAGTCCATTGGCGGGTACTGGAAAGGTTGGAAGGGGGAGGAGTGAACGGCTTTCTCAGACATAAGCTAAAAATCTCCTgaaggaaggggaggagaAGCTTACATTATAGTAGACGTTTTGACCACCGACGTGCATCAAGGCAGCAGAAAAGTTGGCGTACGCCATTTGAAGGGCAAAATCGGTCAACCTGTTCTTCTGTCAGCAATTCTTCTTACTTTAGTATGCGTCAAAACACACCACAAAGCAGCACCAAAGCTGTCACTCAAACCAGCAAAACCACCACAACTCGCCGTGTTTGTCTCCAACATTACCAATTCTTTGCCAGCATTTTGCACCATGACTGAATCCGCAAGGTAATCTCCTACAAGCGCCTGAGCACTAGTATGATTCAAGAAATCACTGAAAATGTCTTGGGCTGCGATTACGTTACCGTTGACTTTGCAATTGTTTGTCGGATAGTGCTGAACAGTAACCGCCGAGAGTCTGTCAACGTTTTGATCGAGCCAGCCGGCATTAATAACGTCGGAAAATTCGAAACCCGCAACATTGCAGCAGAGAGAAGGGCCGAGAAAAGCATTGTTATTGAGCAGAGAACCGTTGGAGACAATGGAGTTGAGTACGTCAGCGTACTCAGTGACGAAATTGCTAACACCCCAGCCTGCAGATCGATGGTTATGGCCGACATACCTGCTACATGTCAGCGAACTGTACTCATCTTTTCTACGATGTTACGTACAAATCAGGCTCATTTCCCACACTCAAGCCTAAAAGACTATCCCCCAAAATTTCCTGCGCCCAATGAGCGGCAATTGGGATGTTGCCAGTGGGCGCATCCACATCGGACTCGTTGAAGGCCAGTCCAAAATACCACTCCGCTCCTACAAGGGACGTAATGTTGGACATGATATAAAACAGTTCAGGAGAATAGTTGATGAGAGGCGTGTCGGTCTAAGCTCAAGATCAGTCACGCGATTCTTTCGCCCTTTCGACATCTGTGTAATAGACTTACAACGCCTGAGCTGACTTTTATCTTCTCCATGGCAACACCACCTTCCAGTCCGTCAACAAATATCGTGCTTCCCTCCTGACTATTTCCTCCAACTCTGATTATTGGTCCTGCGCCGGCCCGGTTTTGGATGTTGGCCATGAAATTCAGAAAAGGCACCTTGAGGTTACTCGATGAACTTCCTAGCAGACTAGTGGCAACCGACAGTTCGATGGAGAACCCAAGGAAGTTACCTTTGTGAGGTATGGACAATGATAAACCTTGGCTTGCTACTCCAGCGCCATCGGAAGGGATagagagggaaagggaagtGACTGCAGGGGATGGAGGAGACGGAGGAGTGAGTCGAGTTGGATCATATGCCGCTAAGCCAGTGTATGTCTCATCAGGGGCAAGAGAGGATGTTGTGGTAGGCGT comes from the Cryptococcus gattii WM276 chromosome M, complete sequence genome and includes:
- a CDS encoding Hypothetical Protein (Similar to TIGR gene model, INSD accession AAW46890.1), encoding MTLLPQMPIHFGLVLVSVLSVFSHTVFAGTMTLYTDTTPTTTSSLAPDETYTGLAAYDPTRLTPPSPPSPAVTSLSLSIPSDGAGVASQGLSLSIPHKGNFLGFSIELSVATSLLGSSSSNLKVPFLNFMANIQNRAGAGPIIRVGGNSQEGSTIFVDGLEGGVAMEKIKVSSGVTDTPLINYSPELFYIMSNITSLVGAEWYFGLAFNESDVDAPTGNIPIAAHWAQEILGDSLLGLSVGNEPDLYVGHNHRSAGWGVSNFVTEYADVLNSIVSNGSLLNNNAFLGPSLCCNVAGFEFSDVINAGWLDQNVDRLSAVTVQHYPTNNCKVNGNVIAAQDIFSDFLNHTSAQALVGDYLADSVMVQNAGKELVMLETNTASCGGFAGLSDSFGAALWLTDFALQMAYANFSAALMHVGGQNVYYNPFTPPPSNLSSTRQWTPGSVYYSAVVIAEAFGKSNTSKIVDLTPSPENDANYIYHPVYAIYENDVVARMVLFNFIDDSTGGSDLQVTINIQNQSPTQVQVRYFRADSVSEQYDIYWANQTLGHSFASDGRLYGGLETITITCDGGACIVPVPAPSVALVYLTDAALEESSVSEDVTSTYPTTILGFGSATVDVGSLSTSNGKEGSGQGSTSKGGATSSAGRKMEWMGGLLGLGLLLGTINI